DNA sequence from the Leptospirillum ferrooxidans C2-3 genome:
GGGATTCGAGGGTTCGATTGGTCCCTGGCTTGAGGCTCTGGGTTGCGGCGGTGGCACAAGGGGCAGAAATCCTTCCAGAAACATTTCGACGCCAAAATTATTCAGAGCGCTTCCAAAGAAAACGGGGGTAACGTCTCCTTTTTGAAAAAGAGTGGTGTCCCATAGATTCTGTTCCATCAGCAGGAGTTCGCGCTCATCTTCAAATGCGTTCGCAAGACCGATAGTACCCAGGACATTGGAAAGTTCCGGTGAACCGGCTGGAAGGATCTTTTCTTCAGATTTTTGTCCGCCATGCTCGAGAGAGGTGAACAGGTGGGCTGTTCCGTCGATCAAATCATAGACACCACGAAAGTCACGCCCCGTTCCGATGGGCCAGTTCCGGGGAATGGCACGTATATTCAGTGTGCGCTCAATTTCGGCGAGAAGGTCCAATGGTGGGACGCCTTCCCTGTCGACCTTGTTGATGAAGGTGACAATGGGCAGGTTCCTGAGTCTCGCCACTTCAAAGAGTTTCAATGTTTGTGGCTCGATTCCCTTGGCTCCGTCCAGAAGCATGATGACTGAATCAACGGCTTCAAGTGTCCGGTAGGTGTCTTCGCTGAAGTCCTTGTGGCCCGGGGTATCAAGGATATTGATTCCGTACCCTTTGTAATCAAACTGGAGAGCGCTGGAGGTGACGCTGATTCCTCTCTGGCGCTCGATCTCCATCCAGTCACTCGTCGCATGGCGCTGGGCCTTTCTGCTTTTGATGGAACCAGCAACATGAATGGCTCCTCCATAAAGCAAAAGTTTTTCCGTAAGGGTTGTCTTGCCAGCGTCCGGATGTGAAATGATGGCGAATGTCCGCCGTCTTTTGATCGCGTTTTCGAGTTCTTCGACGGACTGGGTGATTTCGGATGGAGTTGTTTCCAATAGGGGCTCCTTTAAAAGCATGGGGTGGTTCCCAAGATCACATCAATCTTCGGCCTTCGACTGAACGGATGAGGGTCATGTCATCAACATATTCAAGCTCAAGGCCGACCGGAATACCAAAAGCGATACGGCTGATCCTGATGCCGACCGGCTTGAAAAGTCGGGAGATGTAGAGAGCTGTTGCCTCCCCTTCCGTTGTGGGAGAAGTCGCAACGATAATTTCTCTGACCTGGCCGGTTTCCACTCGGGAAATAAGTTCCTTGATCCTTATGGAATCAGGTCCTATTCCATCAAGGGGGGAAAGGCGTCCCATCAAAACATGGTAAAGCCCCTGAAACTCTCCGGACCGTTCCACGGCATAAAGTGTCTGGACATCCTCGACGACCATGATCAGTCCATCATCTCTTGAAGGATCCCTGCACAGGGTGCAAACGGTGTCATCGGTGCTGGCGTTCTCAGGCAGTTCCCTGATGTTCTGACAGACTGAGCATAGGACCAGCTCTTTCTTCATGAGAGAAAGATGACCTGAAAGTGCAAAGACCTCCTCATCTGAGGATTTCAGAAGATGAAAAGCCAGTTTTGTGGCTGTCCTGACACCTATTCCGGGAAGAGTTCTTAATGCCTCGATGACCCGATAGAATGGCATCGGGTAAGGGGAGGGGTTTCGGTCACCGGGTTTTTGCGGCATAGGGCGATCTGTCAGAAGCCGGGAAATCCCGGCAATCCACCGGGCATGCCGGAAGCTTCAAGCATGGATTTGGTCATGAGGGTTCGCGCTTTTTCTCCAGCTTGATTGATTGCCTGGCATAGAAGCCTTTCAAGGTCTTCTCTTGAGGCCTCCTGGTGAAGCTTTGGTGTGATCGTGATGGAGAGAACTTCGGATTTCCCGTTCATGGTTACGATCACTCCGTCAGCTTCTCCTGCGATTCCGATAAGACGTGCATTCTGCAATTCTTCTTGGACTTGTCCGATCTTTCCTTTCATTTCCATGGCCTTCTTCAGGAAGTCCGGCATCATGTCTGGATCTCCTTTTTTATGGGTCTTTTTTAGGACTGCTCTGGTTTTTAACCGATATGATCTCTGCTCCAAAAATATTTTGGGCTTCCTTGACAAGGTGATGATCTTTTGCCTGTTCGACAGGTGACTGGATTTTGGGGCCACCCGTTTGCGATTGCACTTTTGTCAGGATGGTAACGGCCTCCCCCTCGCGCTGGAGGAAGGATTCCCTGAGGAGCGGGATGTGTTCCCGGACCCTGCTTTCAAAGAATGCCTTTGAGACGAACAGTGTGATTGTTTTGGGATCTGTTCTCTGGATCTGGCACTCCTCAAGGAGTTCTCGGTCATGAGGTTCGAGCCCCTTGATTTCCCTCAGAAATCTTTTCCAGTCTCCCGGAATCCTGATATCGAGGTGGGATGGCTTTTGTTCAGGTTGGATGTCGGGATTCTTTTTCTGGTTCCCGTCCATCCCTTTCTCTTCAGGAGAAATTGGTTTTGATGGAATGGTTTCTCTTTTGCTGTTGTCCGGAACGGAGTTCCTGAGGGATGCAAGAATTTGTGCAAGCGGTTCTGCATCCTTGAGATGGCAGATACGGCAAAGGATCAGAAGAAAGGTGATCGAAGGCTGGGGAGATTTTCTCAGCTCTTCCTCTCCTCTTAAAAGGAGCGTCAGCATCTGTTCAAGGAAGATCTCCGAGGGGGTTCTTGTGAGAAAGGACGGGGGAATGGCTTCCTGCATCCATTCGAACGGTTTTCCCGTCAAGGGGCTCGCCAGGACAGATGACATCAGAAGGTCTCTTGTGCGCTTAGAAAGATTTTTTAATT
Encoded proteins:
- a CDS encoding YbaB/EbfC family nucleoid-associated protein: MMPDFLKKAMEMKGKIGQVQEELQNARLIGIAGEADGVIVTMNGKSEVLSITITPKLHQEASREDLERLLCQAINQAGEKARTLMTKSMLEASGMPGGLPGFPGF
- a CDS encoding peptide chain release factor 3, translated to METTPSEITQSVEELENAIKRRRTFAIISHPDAGKTTLTEKLLLYGGAIHVAGSIKSRKAQRHATSDWMEIERQRGISVTSSALQFDYKGYGINILDTPGHKDFSEDTYRTLEAVDSVIMLLDGAKGIEPQTLKLFEVARLRNLPIVTFINKVDREGVPPLDLLAEIERTLNIRAIPRNWPIGTGRDFRGVYDLIDGTAHLFTSLEHGGQKSEEKILPAGSPELSNVLGTIGLANAFEDERELLLMEQNLWDTTLFQKGDVTPVFFGSALNNFGVEMFLEGFLPLVPPPQPRASSQGPIEPSNPVFSGFIFKIQANMDPLHRDRFAFLRVCSGKFKKGMTVRNNNTGQEIKLTKTLQFLGQRRELVEEAFPGDIVGLHDPGVFHIGDTLCEKGNFTFEGIPHFSPEYFSRVQIEDPMKRKHMNKGLLQIAQEGGIQIFSMDQDGERDMIVGAVGMLQFDVLKFRLLHEYKAPVKLDTLGYDRVRWITGEDSMIRALAGTLDTLLVYDQDKKPVALFRNEWALRYAVEKYPKLTFHGTSPRTFTP
- the recR gene encoding recombination mediator RecR; protein product: MPQKPGDRNPSPYPMPFYRVIEALRTLPGIGVRTATKLAFHLLKSSDEEVFALSGHLSLMKKELVLCSVCQNIRELPENASTDDTVCTLCRDPSRDDGLIMVVEDVQTLYAVERSGEFQGLYHVLMGRLSPLDGIGPDSIRIKELISRVETGQVREIIVATSPTTEGEATALYISRLFKPVGIRISRIAFGIPVGLELEYVDDMTLIRSVEGRRLM